The DNA window ttagattcgctgcatacccaacagggaacattagcgtcttgatccattcaaataCTTCCCTCCTTTagtcctttttcaagacaaaatcggtcttaggccttctctaggtcttaccacaactaggaggctgcatctcttgatttggtctatcgcacaatgttgccaggtccactctagccttagggttgtccttagacttttcagtgtccatgagtgttgcccaaagtgcctcgacgacattcttttcagtgtgcattacatcaatgttatgtggcaggagAAGGTCAtagaaataggggagcctcatcatgcccaagatatgagtccacatatgttgctcaccatatcccacaaaaccaccttcttcattaggcacgagagcatctatctgagcatgaaccttggCACTAGTCATCATCCAGGGTGCATCAGatatcactttgacacctttcgtaaagttcttgatgtcttgtctgaagggatggtcaagaggtaggaattgatgatgtctgtcgaacgacgaatacttgccacccttctgcaaccaaatggacctcacaccttccttgcatattgggcaagggaacttcccgtgaacacaccaggcgcagaatatcccatacgccaggaagtcatgcagggagtagtggtaccaaacgtgcattttgaaggttgtctttgtagctcgatcgtatgtccatacccctttgtcccaagcacggaccaattcatcaaacacgggctccatgaacacacccatattactccctgggtgtccaagaattatcaatgacaagaatacgttatgtcattgaaaggagacaccgggggggagattaagggggtaATGAAGACAagacaacatgtgtatggggcagccatcattccataaggattgaacccatctgttgccagcgtgacacgtacattacgagcctcatctgctttgtcatgatgtttgtcattaaagcggatccaagcttcaccatcggatggatgtaccatcttgttaggattgtaccatttgccatttttgtgccatatcatctgtttcacggattcctcggtcatgtatagccgttggatccttggaaggaacggaaggtaccatagaattttcatggggatcataagttgcctcttctggccatcatcagagtctacctccaggtacctggaggatttacactctggacagaactttgcatgctcgtgttctttcctaaataggacacaccccttcggacaagcatgtatctgctcatacggcatcttaagtgctcgaaggagtttctatgactcatacatgctctttggcagaatgtggccctctagaagcagggtgccaatcatggccaacatcttatcgaagccaggtcgactcaagtttaactcggacttcaaccccattaagcgtccaatggcatctagttgagacaccgttgaccgatcatgaagggggttctgtgccgagtccatcatgtcgtagaacgcctgtgcggctacctccatctcctccttctcacatcCCTCATCGaattgtccttggtgaaagtcatctaacatgtctggtaccccggcatcaacatcaaaagcctccacccatggtctcaccacctcctctctcatacgatgggcttcaccatggtggacccaccgggtatagtccagcgtaaatccattcttcaccagatgtttacccatttccaccttgtttaccctcctcctgtttccacatttgctgcagggacacaaaactaggcaatgtcctttagcagccttgccaaatgcactattcaagaaagcatcggtcttgttcatccattccatgGTGTAACCACTCTGACTTCcccagcccatgtacatccactaacggtcatccatcctctaacatatgtatcagcgagtaatgtaaccatcaattgcatctacatggtgttcctactatctaataggtgaggataggtcctaatcccacccgcagatgcatagatgaggttagtttccatgctctactcctatccgagatagaatttcgacagcacctccccgttgttctctagatacacgtcttgccaaagaagagtgcgtattcgaagaacaacagggaggtgatgtcgaaactctatctcggaccagagccgaccatggaaactaacccatctacacatccgtgggttgtccaaaaaacgtggacaatctgaaacagatacggtcatagatatgcaaagatctgcatacctccaaccgtatctctttcgaatgggagacgcctaactaggttacgcgatctacgaccatgatacagaaagaggggttatacctagggtggtggcggagtcaggctagcagggccatggtgggtcggtgcagtggcgaggcgacgcggtgcaggcagaccggcacggcgacgggaactccgactcggctccgacgggctcttttctacaaaaatggaacaaaatactatcattttaaaaaaattcggcagaacctcccctgcacggtgaggtttccaaaacctgcaaaaaacagcggcacgatggccgacaagcacatatgtctcaagagaagccatgtaatttggatatcaatccatgcagaagaatatatccaagtagtaccactacttctactactacttccactattgctactactactacctacAAGAGATTGGGCCTTCTATGATAATTTTCTGGATTATGGCAGACCTTCTATGACAACAGCATATTGTCAGAGAAGGGGTACTGTGACAAGAAAAAGCCTACAATTGTCACAATCAGAGTGTCAGAATTACTGATTGTGACAATTTTCAGGATTCAGTCATAATTACAGGCTTTTTTGTCACTGTACCCCTTCTGTGACTATATGCTGTTGTCATAGAAGGTCTGTCATAATCCTAAAAATTGTCATAGAAGGCCCAATCTCTTGTAgtactagttctactactactaccaccactattgctacaactactaccactacttctactactactaccactaattctactactactaccactacttctaatactactactaccactagcactactagtacaactaatactactacaactatcactacaaCGACTACAAAAAGAGAGAAgccatacctgacgggcgccgggggtagggTCGGGCGGCGTCAGGGTCGGAGTCGGGGTCGTCGGAGTCGGGAACGAGGTCGAGCACGGGCGCGGCCAGGGGCAGGGCCGGCCAGGGGGGTAGGGCCGGCCTGGGGCGGCCAGGGGCAGGGTGCGGGCGCGCGGGCAGGCCAGGCTGGGGCGGCCGGGAGCAGGGCACGGCCGGGGGCAGGCCGCGGGCAGCGCGGGCGGCCGGGCAGCGTGAGCaacgcgggcgcgtgggcgcgcggGCAGGGCACAGCCGAGGGCAGGGCGCGTGCGCGCGGGCAGCGCGCGAGCGCTGGCGGTGTgcggcgcgggggcgggggcggcgcgggcgtgggcgtggggGCTGGCTTTCTGGTTGTCTGTCTCACTCCGGCCGGCCGAAATCGCTTAAGTCTAgaacggctctttgccgagtgccggatcagggaggcactcggcaaagatttattttttaaaaaaaaaatctttgccgagtgtcccagatctggcactcggcaaagatttaattttttttttaaatttctttgccgagtgtcccagatcttgcactcggcaatttttttaatactttgccgagtgcccctggcaaggcactcggcaaagatttttttttaaatgtctttttttggaaaaaaaaaactttgccgagtgcccaaagtatttttttccaaaaaaagacatttttttaaaaaaaatctttgtcgagtgctgtgctaggggcactcggcaaagtattaaattttttttttgccgagtgccagatctaggacactcggcaaagaaatttttaaaaaaataaatctttgccgagtgccagatctgagacactcggcaaagaattttttttaaaaaaaatctttgccgagtgcctaacagcagccactcggcaaagaaggacgtggccgaacaccgttacgcgggtcagcctatgccgagtgccactCTTTTGCTGAGAGTCTGGCACTTGGCGAAGAAGTCCTTTGTCGAGtgcatttttttgccgagtgcccgatttttgacactcggcaaagaattttgcactcggcaaagtctctgtttccagtagtgatatATTTAAGGTAAGAAAAATACAAGTGTTGGTGCATGAGAACACCGGTAAAAATATCTCACATCATTGAAGACTAAGTATTTCATTTTTGCGTTAAGTATATGAACCAGCGAACAAAATCATATACCCACTACTGGAAACAGTAGCTTTGCCATGTgccataggcactcggcaaagcccgaaaaacactcggcaaaggatttgccgagtatAACACTGGGCAAACAACACACGACATCTACAGTGCCGTCAAAtggttgctttgccgagtgttttctatcgggcactcggcaaagactttgccgagagctgaaaccgaCGCTCGGCGAAAAAAAGCAACATGATGGAGTAGAAACGGTCATGGTGCGTTTGACGAGTGTCTAATATCAGGCACGCGGCAAACCTTGCttttttgccaagtgtcaaaGTATGGGCACTCAACAAATCTTGCTTTTATGCCATGTGTCAAAgtgtgggcactcggcaaatcttgatttttttgccgtgtgtcaaagtgtgggcactcggcaaagcttgcctTTTTGCCATGTGTCAAAGtgtgggctctcggcaaagcttgCTTTTTTGCCGTGTGGCAAAgtgtgggcactcggcaaagcgacttcTTTTGCCGTGTGTAAAAgtgtgggcactcggcaaagcagtccCAGAATCCACAGAATTTGgcttctttgcctagtgtcatagcacagacactcggcaaacatgccattttagtcccagaatgTACAGAATTTTGCCATGtgatcactttgccgagtgttttagccctggcactcggcaaaaggcctctttgccgagtgttacactcgtcAAAGCTGCCACAAATAATCAATTTATTAGGTTCAGTCACAGCCACATACCACActcaaataaacatcacatccatcacagatggttcacaataggcatcacagacggttcatatagatatatcgacaaaacatagatgcaaataaacttcagaatcacaagtaggttcattcacaaccacaagtAGTCACAagtaatccacaaatgcaaatacaaataaaatcacaagtagtcacttaggccaTGAGTTCCACTGCGACAGAGCTGcgtcatgaggctcattcgatgccaccgattgatgctgcacaaaggagaagagattgcatgtgtgagacaagattaaacAACACTAGTAGTCTTTTTTTCCTCAACTGTGAAGGCAGACCGAGCAACAATAGTAGCAGGAATTAATCAATCACTGATATACTTCCCAGCAAACAATTTCTTGCCAGATTGCATAATTCTACAACTGCCGCTAGTACTAATAAATATAgcacaagaaaaaaaatagtaggtAACTCCAGACAGTCTGTGCATCTCAAAATTCTTTAGACAGCAATTATTTTTCTAGCTTGTCATCACAAATCATTGGCCAATTCACTACAAGTCAGGAGGTTTTGACTAGCAAAAGAGCACATGCATATCACTGAATCATTCAAATATATTAGGCTTCAATTGACAAGCAAGTCACTGAGTACTGATTATCCAAATATGCCATTGCTTGGTGCTTTCTAACAGGAGCAACAAAAGCATAGCTAATCAAGTGCTTAAAAGCAACCATCAAGTACTGCATAGTGGGCCCACATGTAGGTCGGCTCGATAGTTCTGCCGAACTGCACCAAGccagggaacttttccttgatcaaaagaccaaggatgccgttcacatggcgtgcgtgatcacccccaccgaccttcctccaatctctgcccaagtgattaagataaattattagtttctattataattttgaacatatcaaacgaaaaattagtgataacatataaagttacttacttgtctccatcgggtcgaatcagcgggcgtctctcaagaggtatcggtcgcctcgGGAGGGTGGAGGGACCTCACAACCACACACGCGACAaagtagaggaagaggtaccccctgtctcctcctccatccctgcctcctcctccacccctgcctcctcctccacccataCCTCCTCCTCAGAGGATGAGTGAGCAGAAGGTAACTCAGACGGCGACGAAGGTACATGCGACGGTGGCCTcgtcttgcctccacccttccctcgacccttgggtctaccccGAGGTCTCTTCCCGGACCCCTCAGCTGCATCGGACCCTTTACTCGTTGCTGTCGCTTTTGAGTAAAGCAACATTATCCTCCTCATACCGCCCagcattgttcaatcacctgcaattaaaaagaataaaccaattagcacagataatacatcaaaatagatgcaaaataaacaaaacatacttagaaaataacatggtatgacaaataataaatcaattagcacggatcatacatgtattagaaataatcatcatcatcgggattagctggatcataggtctcatcatcactatcacgcatgtcgatataatcatccccgTGCTTCGAAGGAGGAATGTCATCATCACCGGCGTTGCTTagatgtaatcgctgaagtaactctaagtccttcacattctgaaccttGTCTCCGGCGTCCTCGTCAgcaccactttcattgtctacttccataccctaagcttcggttaagtctatctcaaaactcccctcgagcccatcttcttgaaagaactctccgtcatatgtgttggggtctatgttgtaatcttgattgtttgggataggtagtttaccgtgtggtgataccttgtacacaacatcccaacccttaagacggtctatagtttggcacgggtatgagagataataaacttgcgttgcctattgagccacaatatagacatcgtctctaggtaagacggatgattatcgaatttcgactagcccaagattaggggtctgcCTCACTTgctacttcaggatcaaaccaatggcatttgaatataacgggattaagaggtttgcaaccatgaaacatgagttcgtatatttcttcaattcttccataatactcaacCCCATCTAAGCCTTGCGTAAAAACTCTGgtacttgtggttcttcgattgggccaactctgctcgtggattgttgtgtgaaagcgatatccattcacgacataactggtaaatgacctgaccctataggcacaaccatcggcaacctgtctcaacttagcactcatagacgcatcggtttgtccctacaagttcaagcagggtagTTCATTATATTAGTCGCatgtacgagcaacttgtaatgtcaaactaagtacgagccaaAATGGAcagtaccttctgtttgaaccaagaaatgaaatcgggcattccatttcccgcaccctctctAAGAAGAGTTGAAGTTTcctgcggggtaggttcccttgattcacgCCAGAATCGTTCATGAAATTTCCTATACCAACCATAAACAAGGGAGTTGGACACAGAATTGTGactacttgagaaaaagtttattgagaacttacagcatgtacAGCTCCACTTCagataggttggtcaacacatatagtataatagtgcgccactcttcatgtttcaaggtcttgttagtcgcaccacttgcacttcctagttgccctcggaaaatgctaaggttcgattcatcttcgccagcattgtaatgagggggtggattatgcacgctaggaaggttgtcaggatagtattttgttgtgaagtttgacacctcctccagaatgtatgcctctgctatggatgcttcaattttgcatttatttttacatttagttcgaagaaccttttgaaatctctcaattgaatagcaccaacgaCCCTGCACaagccccccattcgtgcctcatacgggaggtgcaaaatcaaatgttgcatcggattgaagaagccagatggaaagatcttctccaacttgcagagcaacataggcgccattctttccatgtctacaaccacggtacgagataactccttagcacaaagctgaCAGAAGAAATTTCTTAACTCCGCCAGCACtatccagacatgctcagggacatagcctcgaaccatcactagcagtagccgctcaagccatatgtggtagtcatgactcttgagcccattGATTCGCAAAGTAGCTAAGTTTactcccctcttcagattcgctgcatacccatcagggaacattaacgtttggaaccattatagtacctccctcctttgagCCCTCGTTAGAACTAAATCGGTCTTAGGCTTTCTCCATAACTTCCCGCCTCCGGGAGGCGCCATatctagctttggtctattgcataacctcgcctgatccactctagccttaacattatcctttgtcttatcaggaatgtccatgtttgtaccaaaaattgcctcgacgatattcttttcagtgtgcattacatcaatgttatgtggaagtagaaggtcatcaaaataggggaggttctacaagcacgacttgtgagtccatgcatgttcctcaccatatcctagAAAACGATCTCCTTGGTCATTGACCTCGAGAGCATCTAACTGAGCACGAACCGCGGCACCAATCATCATCTGGGGTGCAGGGCCTTCAACTACTacatctttcgtaaagttcttcatgtctcgtctgaatggatggtcaagagggaggaattgtctcGGAtccgagtagagcatggaaactaactccaTCTACATATCCTCCGGCTGtcaaaaaaacgtggacaattcgaaacagatatggttatagatatgcaaagatatgcatatttccaaccgtatctctttcgaacgggagacgcctagctagATTACGTGATATATGAACATTATATGAaaagaggggtgtaggatgcctcaccttgctgtcctacaaagtgacgagtcgaggatggtggggaatgatccttgcaatagcctctcctgcaacaaacgaacataatagtgtcaattgtaaatttcggcagcacctcccctgcacggtgaggtaaccAAAACCTGCAACAAACCAACAGCACGATGACCGACAAACACATACACACCAAAAcaccggcacgatggccgacaaccacatatcaaCAGCGTCAAATTGAATCCAGCAAGCAAAAGCACATACTCAAGAAGGCAATTTTCTAGTTCCCTTCTGTCTCCTTTTCTAATGATGCAAGGTACATGAACAGTGATAAATCCGAACTCCTAAAGTGCTGTGGAAATGCTTTTCGATGTTTTGTTCTAGTTGTTAGAGTCTCTGCTATTTTATAGAAAGCTAAGCACCCAAAATCGACATATTTTATAGAAACCTCACTTTTTTTTCACTTACATTACAGTCTTGTTGTTGCGAATTACAACACCAATGCATGTAGTAGCCTCATCTGTGCCCACTAACTATAATGTAATGAAAATATTAACTCAAGTGTTATTCAATTCCTACCGAC is part of the Miscanthus floridulus cultivar M001 chromosome 9, ASM1932011v1, whole genome shotgun sequence genome and encodes:
- the LOC136479659 gene encoding uncharacterized protein; this translates as MGVGSYLSDSTTPGLFLQGGSGRELVAALLESPRIRDAADRLKATLERRISAGQEAAPRHVYVFQREYATVDPAHVEERLLQGSFPTILDSSLCRTARKFHERFWRESREPTPQETSTLLREGAGNGMPDFISWFKQKGQTDASMSAKLRQVADGCAYRVRSFTSYVVNGYRFHTTIHEQSWPNRRTTSTRVFTQGLDGVEYYGRIEEIYELMFHGCKPLNPVIFKCHWFDPEVASEADP